The Virgibacillus phasianinus genome includes a window with the following:
- a CDS encoding acyclic terpene utilization AtuA family protein: MLKIGSGAGFSGDRIEPAELLLEHANLDYLVLECLAERTIALAQQRKLHDEKAGYDPLLEKRMRSLLPLLIENDVRLITNMGAANPIAAAEKTLEIAKELNLSCKVAAVTGDDVLNQIDLNSVPWEANHSISQFEPIISANAYLGIDAIIPALNSDANIIITGRVADPSLFLAPQVYHFGWSKEDYPKLGQGLITGHLLECSSQISGGYFSDTHKKEVPDLVNIGFPYATIAADGRAVISKVEGTGGLIDLRTVKEQLLYEIHDPTNYITPDVIADLSTVQIREIGKNQVEIMNGTGRERPKSLKVSVGYHAGYLGEGEISYAGSYALERAELAGEILKERLLMHFPDLRIDYIGLSSVHRTNFGNATIPYEIRLRAAGYHNSKQTAGLIGEEVEALYLNGPAAGGGARKKITESIGVLSTLIEREQVQPEVYIKEWLTGEAMKN; the protein is encoded by the coding sequence ATGTTGAAAATTGGATCAGGGGCGGGATTTTCGGGAGACCGTATAGAACCCGCAGAACTATTATTAGAACATGCTAATTTAGATTATCTTGTTCTGGAATGTTTAGCAGAGAGGACAATAGCACTTGCACAACAACGTAAATTACATGACGAGAAAGCCGGATATGATCCCTTGTTGGAAAAAAGAATGCGGAGTCTACTGCCGTTACTTATAGAAAATGACGTTCGTTTAATTACAAATATGGGGGCAGCGAATCCTATCGCTGCAGCGGAAAAAACACTCGAAATCGCAAAGGAATTAAATTTATCTTGTAAAGTGGCTGCCGTAACTGGGGATGATGTGCTTAATCAAATTGATTTAAATTCCGTTCCGTGGGAAGCAAATCATTCCATCTCCCAATTTGAACCGATTATTTCAGCCAATGCCTATCTTGGGATAGATGCAATAATCCCGGCTCTTAATTCCGATGCAAATATTATCATTACAGGGAGAGTGGCAGATCCATCCCTCTTTCTTGCGCCACAAGTCTATCATTTTGGATGGTCAAAAGAGGATTATCCCAAGTTAGGCCAAGGCTTAATTACAGGGCATCTGCTTGAATGTTCAAGTCAGATTAGCGGAGGATATTTTTCCGATACTCATAAAAAAGAGGTGCCTGACCTCGTTAATATTGGATTTCCATATGCCACGATAGCTGCTGATGGGCGTGCCGTTATTTCTAAGGTGGAAGGTACGGGTGGACTTATTGACTTAAGAACAGTTAAGGAACAACTGTTATACGAAATTCATGATCCAACTAACTATATCACACCTGATGTCATCGCTGACCTCTCAACCGTACAAATACGAGAAATTGGAAAAAACCAGGTTGAAATAATGAATGGTACTGGCAGGGAACGTCCTAAGTCCTTGAAAGTTTCTGTTGGTTATCATGCGGGTTATTTGGGAGAAGGAGAAATCTCTTATGCTGGCTCATATGCGTTGGAGCGAGCAGAGCTTGCGGGAGAAATTTTGAAGGAACGATTATTGATGCATTTTCCGGATTTGCGAATTGACTATATTGGATTATCCTCAGTTCATCGGACAAACTTCGGCAATGCAACAATACCATATGAAATAAGGCTTCGTGCCGCTGGATATCACAATTCCAAACAAACGGCAGGTCTAATAGGAGAAGAAGTTGAAGCTTTATATTTAAATGGTCCTGCAGCGGGTGGGGGAGCACGAAAAAAAATTACTGAATCCATCGGGGTGCTATCTACTTTGATTGAAAGAGAGCAAGTGCAGCCAGAGGTTTATATAAAAGAATGGCTAACAGGGGAGGCGATGAAGAATTGA